A genomic region of Vitreoscilla filiformis contains the following coding sequences:
- the tldD gene encoding metalloprotease TldD, whose product MISREPTLERLAVAQSLLLDPYQLSETHLAQALGVIGQHQVDDADLYFQYTRHEGWSLEEGIVKSGSFSIDQGVGVRAVAGEKTAFAYSDDISEASLLDAARTVRAIASAGQSRSVKVRKKTTVAPSRLLYPAMDPIGTLDSTQKVALLEKIEKMARARDPRIVQVMAGVAAEYDVVLIARADGTRAADVRPLVRLSITVIAEQNGRREVGSGGGGGRFGLGYFQDEQLTAYVDQAVHAALTNLESRPAPAGNMTVVLGSGWPGVMLHEAVGHGLEGDFNRKGSSTFSGRIGERVAAKGVTVLDDGTLPDRRGSLNIDDEGHPTQRNVLIEDGILRGYMQDSLNARLMGVKPTGNARRESYANVPMPRMTNTYMLAGDKDPQEIVASIKRGLYATNFGGGQVDITSGKFVFSASEAYWVENGKILYPVKGATLIGNGPEAMNRVSLIGNDLKLDSGVGTCGKDGQSVPVGVGQPTLRIDGLTVGGTA is encoded by the coding sequence ATGATCTCGCGTGAACCCACCCTCGAACGCCTGGCCGTTGCCCAGAGTCTGCTGCTCGACCCGTACCAGCTCAGCGAGACGCACCTCGCTCAGGCGCTGGGGGTGATCGGCCAGCATCAGGTCGATGACGCTGACCTCTACTTCCAATACACCCGCCACGAAGGCTGGAGTTTGGAAGAAGGCATCGTTAAAAGCGGCAGTTTCTCCATCGACCAAGGCGTGGGTGTGCGCGCCGTGGCCGGTGAGAAAACCGCTTTCGCCTACTCGGATGACATCTCCGAAGCCTCGCTGCTGGACGCGGCCCGCACCGTGCGCGCCATCGCCAGCGCCGGGCAAAGCCGCAGCGTCAAGGTGCGCAAGAAAACCACCGTGGCGCCGAGCCGGCTGCTGTACCCGGCGATGGATCCCATCGGCACGCTGGACAGCACGCAAAAAGTCGCTCTGCTGGAAAAAATCGAGAAGATGGCCCGGGCCCGCGATCCGCGCATCGTTCAAGTCATGGCCGGTGTGGCCGCTGAGTACGACGTGGTGCTGATCGCCCGCGCCGATGGCACCCGCGCCGCCGATGTGCGCCCGCTGGTGCGCCTCTCGATCACCGTGATCGCCGAACAGAATGGCCGGCGCGAAGTCGGTTCTGGCGGCGGTGGCGGGCGCTTCGGGCTGGGTTATTTCCAGGATGAACAGCTCACCGCTTACGTCGATCAAGCGGTACACGCCGCGCTCACCAACTTGGAGAGCCGCCCGGCGCCCGCCGGCAACATGACGGTGGTGCTGGGCTCAGGCTGGCCCGGCGTGATGTTGCATGAAGCGGTGGGCCACGGCCTGGAGGGGGACTTCAACCGCAAGGGTTCCTCCACGTTCTCGGGCCGCATTGGCGAGCGTGTCGCCGCCAAGGGCGTGACCGTGCTGGACGACGGCACCCTGCCCGACCGGCGCGGTAGCCTCAACATCGACGACGAAGGCCACCCGACGCAGCGCAATGTGCTGATCGAAGACGGCATCCTGCGCGGTTACATGCAAGACAGCTTGAACGCCCGCCTGATGGGCGTGAAACCCACTGGCAACGCCCGGCGCGAAAGCTACGCCAACGTGCCCATGCCTCGCATGACCAACACCTACATGCTGGCCGGGGACAAAGACCCGCAAGAAATCGTCGCCAGCATCAAACGCGGCCTGTACGCCACCAACTTCGGCGGCGGGCAGGTGGACATCACTTCGGGCAAGTTTGTGTTTTCGGCCTCGGAAGCCTATTGGGTGGAGAACGGCAAAATCCTCTACCCGGTCAAGGGCGCCACGCTGATCGGCAACGGGCCGGAGGCCATGAACCGTGTCAGCCTGATCGGCAACGATCTGAAGCTGGATTCGGGCGTCGGCACCTGCGGCAAGGATGGCCAAAGCGTGCCCGTGGGCGTCGGCCAGCCGACGCTGCGCATTGATGGGTTGACGGTCGGCGGCACGGCCTGA
- a CDS encoding amino acid aminotransferase: protein MFAHIEPYGGDPILTLNENFQKDPRPGKINLSIGIYFDDAGRIPVMSAVAEAEKRIATQTGPKPYLPMEGLFAYRSEVAKLLFGESHAALAQKRVATIQTVGSSGGLKVGADFIRRWFPNSQLWVSDPTWDNHRAVFEGAGLTVNTYPYYDAATGGLRFDDMLAALRTLPAGSVVLLHACCHNPTGVDLTPSQWNALIPVLREAGLIAFLDLAYQGFGDGVDPDAYAVRALADSGLGFFVANSFSKSLSVYGERCGALSVVCPDAAQADLVLGQLKATVRRNYSSPPLHAGQLVATVLGTPELRAAWVAELDAMRVRIQAMRARLHAVISAKVPGRNFDYFLTQRGMFSYTGLSPAQVDRLRDEFGVYLVRSGRMCVAGLNSGNVERTAEAMAAVLAG, encoded by the coding sequence ATGTTTGCCCACATCGAGCCCTATGGTGGCGACCCCATCCTGACCCTCAACGAAAACTTCCAGAAGGATCCTCGTCCGGGCAAGATCAACCTGTCGATTGGCATCTATTTCGACGATGCTGGGCGCATCCCCGTGATGAGCGCCGTGGCCGAAGCCGAAAAGCGCATCGCCACCCAGACGGGCCCGAAACCCTACCTGCCGATGGAAGGCTTGTTCGCGTATCGCAGCGAAGTGGCCAAGCTGCTGTTCGGTGAGTCTCACGCGGCGCTGGCGCAAAAGCGCGTGGCGACGATCCAAACAGTGGGCTCGTCCGGTGGTTTGAAGGTGGGGGCGGATTTCATCCGGCGCTGGTTCCCGAACAGCCAGCTTTGGGTGAGCGACCCGACCTGGGACAACCACCGTGCCGTGTTCGAAGGTGCCGGCCTCACCGTCAACACCTACCCGTATTACGACGCGGCCACCGGTGGCCTGCGCTTCGACGACATGCTGGCCGCGCTGCGCACCCTGCCTGCGGGCAGCGTGGTGTTGTTGCACGCCTGCTGCCACAACCCGACGGGGGTGGATTTGACGCCGTCGCAGTGGAATGCCCTGATTCCCGTGCTGCGTGAGGCGGGCTTGATCGCCTTCCTCGACTTGGCTTACCAAGGCTTTGGCGATGGCGTCGATCCAGACGCTTACGCCGTGCGCGCCCTGGCTGATTCGGGGTTGGGCTTTTTCGTCGCCAATTCGTTTTCCAAGAGCTTGTCGGTGTACGGCGAGCGCTGCGGGGCGCTGAGTGTGGTCTGCCCGGATGCCGCGCAAGCCGATCTGGTGTTGGGCCAGTTGAAGGCCACGGTGCGCCGCAATTACTCCAGCCCGCCGCTGCATGCTGGCCAACTGGTGGCCACGGTGCTGGGCACGCCCGAGCTGCGCGCCGCCTGGGTCGCTGAGTTGGACGCGATGCGGGTGCGCATCCAAGCCATGCGGGCGCGACTGCATGCCGTCATCAGTGCCAAGGTGCCGGGCCGCAACTTCGATTACTTCCTGACCCAGCGCGGCATGTTCAGCTACACCGGCCTGAGCCCGGCGCAGGTCGATCGCCTGCGCGATGAGTTCGGCGTGTACCTGGTGCGGTCGGGGCGCATGTGCGTGGCGGGGTTGAATTCCGGCAACGTTGAGCGCACAGCCGAGGCGATGGCGGCGGTGCTGGCGGGGTGA
- a CDS encoding DUF1924 domain-containing protein has translation MTNTKLRLLLAGWVMLWASVNTPACAATPADLLATYTAQAGAPAQAARGQAFFTARHGREWSCASCHGAQPVQDGKHAGTGKVISPLAPAFNPQRFTDAAKADKWFRRNCNDVAGRECTPAEKADVLAWLLTFKR, from the coding sequence ATGACAAACACAAAGCTGCGCCTGCTGTTGGCCGGCTGGGTGATGCTGTGGGCCAGCGTGAACACCCCCGCCTGTGCCGCCACACCAGCCGATTTGCTCGCCACCTACACCGCCCAAGCGGGCGCCCCCGCGCAAGCGGCACGCGGACAGGCGTTTTTCACCGCTCGACATGGCCGGGAGTGGTCGTGCGCAAGCTGCCACGGGGCGCAACCCGTGCAAGACGGGAAACACGCCGGCACCGGCAAAGTGATTTCGCCGTTGGCCCCCGCCTTCAACCCCCAACGCTTCACCGACGCGGCCAAGGCGGACAAGTGGTTCCGCCGCAACTGCAACGACGTGGCTGGGCGCGAATGCACGCCCGCTGAAAAGGCCGACGTGCTGGCCTGGCTGCTGACCTTCAAACGGTGA
- a CDS encoding diheme cytochrome c codes for MTMRNIRAGLIVALGSWVALSAWADGGEREERQRVPVLPAYQQECAACHVAFPARGLPVVSWQRLMANLPKHFGTDASLDAKTTADITQYLVTNAASGRRAKDTPPEDRLTRAAWFLREHDEIAADVWKRASIGKASNCAACHQGAPQGRFSEHDVRIPAK; via the coding sequence ATGACGATGCGCAACATCCGAGCTGGGCTGATCGTGGCCTTGGGGAGCTGGGTGGCCCTGAGCGCTTGGGCCGATGGCGGTGAACGCGAGGAACGCCAACGGGTGCCGGTGCTGCCGGCCTATCAGCAAGAGTGTGCTGCGTGCCACGTGGCCTTTCCGGCACGCGGGTTGCCGGTGGTTTCTTGGCAGCGCTTGATGGCCAACTTGCCCAAGCACTTTGGCACCGATGCCTCGTTGGATGCCAAAACCACAGCGGACATCACCCAATACCTCGTGACCAACGCCGCCAGTGGGCGCCGCGCCAAAGACACGCCACCAGAAGATCGCCTGACACGTGCGGCTTGGTTCCTGCGCGAGCACGACGAGATCGCCGCCGATGTATGGAAGCGGGCCAGCATTGGCAAAGCGTCCAACTGTGCCGCGTGCCACCAGGGCGCCCCGCAAGGGCGCTTCAGTGAGCACGATGTGCGGATCCCAGCGAAGTGA
- a CDS encoding cytochrome b/b6 domain-containing protein, with the protein MRGTSSSTVRVWDAPVRIFHWLLALSFAGAWLTAESERWHLLHITLGYTAGGLVLFRLLWGGVGSRWARFTGFVRGPGAVWAYVSGLLRAQPVHFTGHNPAGGWAVLALLTGMAATVGLGWAIEFELLPSGLDEAHEAAASVVLGVVGVHVAGVLVGSWAHRENLVRAMFTGRKRGQPEDDIGSSRPWMAALLLALVLAGWAWQWHSAPPGAMAMGLVDLVSNQDDDHDDDDD; encoded by the coding sequence ATGCGCGGCACATCGTCATCCACCGTCCGGGTGTGGGATGCCCCGGTGCGCATTTTTCACTGGCTGTTGGCACTGAGTTTTGCGGGGGCCTGGCTCACCGCCGAGAGCGAGCGCTGGCACCTGCTGCACATCACGTTGGGCTACACAGCCGGTGGATTGGTGCTGTTTCGCCTGCTGTGGGGTGGGGTGGGGAGTCGCTGGGCGCGCTTCACCGGCTTTGTGCGCGGCCCTGGCGCGGTTTGGGCCTATGTGAGCGGCTTGCTCCGTGCCCAGCCCGTGCATTTCACCGGGCACAACCCGGCGGGAGGTTGGGCGGTGCTGGCGCTGTTGACAGGCATGGCAGCGACGGTCGGGCTGGGGTGGGCCATCGAGTTCGAGCTGCTGCCCTCCGGGCTGGACGAAGCGCACGAAGCGGCGGCTTCGGTCGTGCTGGGTGTGGTGGGCGTTCACGTGGCTGGGGTGCTGGTGGGCAGTTGGGCCCATCGTGAAAACTTGGTGCGTGCCATGTTCACCGGACGCAAACGGGGTCAGCCCGAGGACGATATCGGCTCGTCACGCCCCTGGATGGCTGCGCTGTTGTTGGCGCTGGTGCTGGCTGGCTGGGCTTGGCAGTGGCACAGTGCGCCACCAGGCGCCATGGCAATGGGGCTGGTCGATCTGGTGAGCAACCAGGACGATGATCACGATGACGACGATGACTGA
- a CDS encoding winged helix-turn-helix domain-containing protein, producing MRILLAEDDALLGDGLRAGLRQHGFLVDWVRDGHAAQRELRAGVYAAAVLDLGLPLLDGLDVLQRVRQANVATPVLVLTARDAVPDRVRGLDSGADDYVVKPVDLQELAARLRALVRRSHGQPQEVLRVQDVSLDPAARQVTMAGEPVALSTREFDLLQTLMLNAGRVLSREQLEQHLYSWGHEVDSNAIEVHIHHLRRKLRPEFIVTLRGVGYTVVRPPGQG from the coding sequence ATGCGCATCCTGCTGGCTGAAGACGACGCCCTGTTGGGCGATGGTTTGCGTGCCGGCCTGCGCCAGCACGGTTTTTTGGTGGACTGGGTGCGCGACGGCCACGCCGCCCAGCGGGAGTTGCGTGCTGGTGTCTACGCCGCTGCGGTGCTCGATCTGGGCTTGCCCTTGCTCGATGGTTTGGACGTGCTGCAACGTGTGCGTCAAGCCAACGTGGCCACGCCCGTGCTGGTGCTGACAGCGCGTGACGCCGTGCCTGATCGGGTGCGTGGCCTGGATTCGGGCGCGGATGACTACGTGGTCAAACCTGTCGATCTGCAAGAGCTGGCGGCGCGGTTACGGGCCTTGGTGCGGCGCTCGCACGGTCAGCCGCAAGAGGTGCTGCGTGTGCAGGACGTGAGTTTGGACCCTGCCGCCCGCCAAGTGACGATGGCCGGCGAGCCTGTGGCCCTGTCCACCCGCGAATTCGATCTGTTGCAGACGCTGATGCTCAACGCGGGGCGGGTTTTGTCTCGGGAACAATTGGAGCAGCACCTGTACAGCTGGGGCCATGAGGTGGACAGCAACGCCATTGAGGTTCACATCCACCACCTGCGGCGCAAGTTGCGTCCGGAGTTCATCGTCACACTGCGTGGGGTGGGCTACACCGTGGTGCGGCCACCGGGGCAGGGCTGA
- a CDS encoding ATP-binding protein: MAGAVGASLQRRLLLRIGGGVAALWLAVAALVAWDAHHELEELLDAHLAQAAALLVTQQAGSFDDNDDDLLDAPVLHRYAPRVTFQVWHQGELVLRSPNAPTLPLGTRTQGFETRRVDDQMWRLFAARGAEADVQVWVGEDLSMRWDILGAVLRSLLLPLVLGLPLIGLMCWWVIRTGLQPLRSMTQALNQRSAESLEALPEPAQPLPAEMAPLQATLNALFARVRTLLESERRFTADAAHELRTPIAAVRTQAQVALGACEEAERRHALEATLLGCDRASHLVQQLLTLSRLEAQGLVRGTCCDLAALAQRQAADLALVALERQQNLSLVADGPCGVQGDEALLGVLLRNLLDNALRYSPPGASIEITVQSRSLGPWLRVEDSGPGLPPEALARLGERFFRVLGSGVDGSGLGWSIVRRIASVHLATVSVQRSESLGGLSVSVQFPSA; this comes from the coding sequence ATGGCGGGAGCAGTTGGCGCGTCGTTGCAGCGGCGCCTGTTGTTGCGCATTGGCGGTGGGGTGGCAGCGTTGTGGCTGGCTGTGGCGGCCCTCGTGGCCTGGGACGCTCACCACGAGCTGGAGGAGCTGCTGGACGCCCATTTGGCGCAAGCTGCCGCCTTGTTGGTGACGCAGCAAGCCGGTTCGTTCGATGACAACGACGATGACTTGCTCGACGCCCCCGTTCTGCACCGCTATGCCCCGCGTGTGACCTTCCAGGTGTGGCATCAAGGCGAGTTGGTGCTGCGCTCTCCAAACGCGCCGACCTTGCCACTGGGCACCCGCACCCAAGGGTTCGAGACACGGCGGGTCGATGATCAGATGTGGCGTTTGTTTGCCGCCCGGGGGGCGGAGGCCGATGTCCAAGTGTGGGTGGGTGAAGACCTTTCGATGCGCTGGGACATCTTGGGGGCTGTGCTGCGCAGTTTGCTATTGCCCCTGGTGCTGGGTTTGCCGCTGATTGGGTTGATGTGCTGGTGGGTGATCCGCACGGGCCTTCAGCCTTTGCGGAGCATGACCCAAGCGTTGAACCAGCGTTCTGCCGAATCGCTGGAGGCACTGCCTGAGCCGGCCCAGCCGCTGCCAGCGGAGATGGCCCCTTTGCAAGCCACCCTCAATGCGCTGTTTGCCCGCGTGCGCACCTTGTTGGAGAGCGAGCGCCGTTTCACAGCCGACGCGGCGCATGAACTGCGCACACCGATTGCGGCGGTGCGAACACAGGCCCAAGTTGCCCTGGGGGCTTGCGAGGAGGCCGAACGCCGCCATGCACTGGAAGCCACCTTGCTCGGCTGTGACCGGGCCAGCCATTTGGTGCAACAGTTGCTCACCCTGTCGCGGCTTGAAGCGCAGGGTTTGGTGCGTGGCACGTGTTGCGACTTGGCTGCCTTGGCACAACGCCAAGCGGCTGATTTGGCGCTGGTGGCGTTGGAGCGGCAGCAAAACCTGTCGCTGGTGGCGGATGGCCCTTGTGGGGTTCAGGGTGACGAGGCCCTATTGGGCGTGCTGCTGCGCAATCTGTTGGACAACGCTTTGCGTTACAGCCCGCCCGGCGCCAGCATCGAGATCACCGTGCAGTCGCGCTCATTGGGGCCGTGGTTGCGTGTGGAAGACAGCGGCCCTGGCCTGCCTCCCGAGGCGCTGGCTCGGTTGGGGGAGCGGTTTTTCCGCGTGCTGGGCAGCGGCGTGGATGGCAGCGGGCTGGGCTGGTCGATTGTGCGGCGCATCGCCAGTGTGCATTTGGCGACGGTGTCGGTTCAGCGTTCCGAGTCGCTGGGCGGGTTGAGTGTGTCGGTGCAATTCCCGTCCGCTTGA
- a CDS encoding LysR family transcriptional regulator — MRPLNFRTLDLNLLRVFDTVMAEGNLTRSAAVLAMTQPAVSHALRRLHNAVGEALFVRSPHGMTPTPRAVALWPQVRTALGSLQQALAPQHFDPCHDAISFRLAMVDATAVLLMPGLVRAIEEQRALVNLRVLPLATRDPRPLLERGEADLAVGHFPDAVAAIDAAGAASTLRRLRLYDTRYVCVMRADHPLAQAPLTLEAYCEAHHLLVSFSGRAHGFIDQALAQLGRRRRIVLTVNQFFVAGEVVSSSDLLTILPLSFLAATGNRHALAVRELPFAVQRVHVDLLWHLRQSTHPGHVWLRELIQRTADQADGNCTDTLNPPSDSER; from the coding sequence ATGCGCCCCCTCAACTTCCGCACGCTCGATTTGAACTTGCTGCGCGTCTTCGACACCGTCATGGCCGAAGGCAACCTGACGCGCAGCGCCGCCGTGCTGGCGATGACACAACCCGCCGTCAGCCACGCCCTGCGCCGCCTGCACAACGCGGTGGGGGAAGCCTTGTTCGTGCGCAGCCCACATGGCATGACACCCACACCCCGGGCCGTGGCCCTGTGGCCCCAAGTGCGCACTGCGCTGGGCAGCTTGCAGCAAGCCCTGGCCCCGCAGCACTTTGACCCATGCCACGATGCCATCAGCTTTCGGTTGGCGATGGTCGATGCCACGGCGGTGTTGCTCATGCCCGGGCTGGTGCGCGCCATTGAAGAACAACGGGCCTTGGTGAATCTGCGCGTGCTGCCACTGGCCACGCGAGACCCCCGGCCACTGCTGGAACGCGGCGAAGCGGATCTGGCGGTGGGCCATTTTCCGGACGCCGTCGCCGCCATCGATGCGGCGGGAGCGGCTTCCACCTTACGCCGCTTGCGGCTGTACGACACCCGTTACGTGTGCGTCATGCGGGCCGACCATCCGTTGGCCCAGGCTCCGCTGACCCTGGAGGCTTACTGCGAAGCCCACCATTTGCTGGTGAGCTTTTCCGGGCGGGCGCATGGTTTCATCGACCAAGCCCTGGCGCAACTGGGGCGCCGCCGGCGCATTGTGCTGACGGTGAATCAGTTTTTCGTGGCCGGGGAAGTCGTCAGCAGCTCGGATTTGCTGACGATTTTGCCGCTGTCTTTCCTGGCGGCCACCGGCAACCGGCACGCTTTGGCGGTGCGTGAACTGCCGTTTGCGGTGCAGCGCGTCCACGTGGATCTGCTGTGGCACCTGCGCCAGAGCACCCACCCGGGGCATGTGTGGCTGCGCGAGCTGATCCAGCGCACAGCCGATCAAGCGGACGGGAATTGCACCGACACACTCAACCCGCCCAGCGACTCGGAACGCTGA
- a CDS encoding glycosyltransferase, whose translation MRYLFLHPVFPGQFTKVMEALARDPAHQVVHCSRVSSVAAIPGVKKIRYQLPDSASKKQTCAQRLDSTIQHGQAVLEAVQKIKDQGFEPDLIYGYTGWGPTLFMKDLFPKTPLLGYFEWFLNPFGSEYNFDPEYPLSFESQQALRLANINSLLDLQACDHGVTPTYWQQQQFPAPYRPNLSVLHDGVDTDFYQPNPPDSPPGLTLPGIDLSGVTEIVTYATRGMEPFRGFPAFMRALALLQKRRPNCHAVIVGTEDIFYSRAPVGAKTYKEAMLRELAGELDVSRIHFTGWLDKTAYRAILRASSAHVYMTYPYVLSWSLMEAMACGCLVIGSRTAPVQEVIREGENGWLVDFFDHRELAQRLEAALDSGAEGQRLRRQARETVLERYALDRLLPQHLALLDRWARR comes from the coding sequence ATGCGGTATCTTTTTTTGCATCCGGTATTTCCGGGCCAATTTACCAAAGTGATGGAAGCCCTGGCGCGGGATCCCGCCCATCAGGTGGTTCACTGTTCGAGGGTGTCCTCGGTGGCCGCGATTCCCGGCGTGAAAAAAATACGCTACCAACTCCCCGATAGCGCCTCTAAGAAACAAACCTGCGCGCAGCGTCTGGACAGCACCATTCAACACGGCCAAGCCGTTTTAGAAGCCGTCCAAAAAATCAAAGACCAAGGGTTTGAGCCCGATTTGATTTACGGTTACACCGGCTGGGGCCCGACGCTGTTCATGAAGGATTTGTTCCCCAAAACGCCGCTGCTGGGGTATTTTGAGTGGTTCCTCAATCCCTTTGGTTCGGAGTACAACTTCGATCCGGAATACCCGCTGTCCTTCGAATCCCAACAGGCGCTGCGTTTGGCCAACATCAACAGTTTGCTGGATCTGCAAGCCTGTGATCACGGTGTGACGCCCACCTATTGGCAACAGCAACAATTCCCCGCCCCGTACCGCCCGAATTTGAGCGTGCTGCACGATGGGGTGGACACGGATTTTTATCAACCCAACCCCCCAGACTCGCCGCCAGGGTTGACGCTGCCCGGCATCGATTTGAGCGGCGTGACGGAAATCGTCACCTATGCCACGCGGGGCATGGAACCCTTCCGGGGGTTTCCGGCCTTCATGCGGGCGCTGGCGCTGCTGCAAAAACGCCGCCCGAATTGCCATGCGGTGATCGTGGGCACCGAGGATATTTTTTATTCCCGCGCTCCCGTGGGCGCCAAAACCTACAAAGAGGCGATGCTGCGGGAGTTGGCCGGGGAGCTTGATGTGTCCCGCATCCATTTCACCGGGTGGTTGGACAAAACGGCGTACCGGGCCATCCTGCGTGCATCCTCCGCGCATGTGTACATGACCTATCCGTATGTGCTGTCGTGGTCGCTGATGGAGGCCATGGCCTGTGGGTGTTTGGTCATCGGCTCGCGCACGGCGCCGGTGCAAGAGGTGATCCGCGAAGGCGAAAACGGCTGGCTGGTGGATTTCTTCGATCACCGTGAACTGGCCCAGCGTCTGGAGGCCGCCTTGGACAGCGGCGCCGAAGGCCAGCGCCTGCGCCGCCAAGCCCGCGAAACGGTGCTGGAGCGCTACGCTTTGGATCGTCTGCTGCCGCAACACTTGGCCTTGCTGGATCGTTGGGCACGCCGCTGA
- a CDS encoding amidase: protein MDAADLSAAELGPLYRRGALSPVEVTEAVLARIARDDGVWCATWGDHADEARAQARAAEARWRAGTPLSALDGVPVTLKENIATRGVPQPLGCAASVLSPAVADALPAARLREAGAVFVARTTMPDWGMLSSGLSSFHRLARNPWDVRQNPGGSSAGAAVAAAVGYGPLHVGTDIGGSIRLPAGWCGVVGFKPSGGRVPIKPPYVGRVVGPLARSVTDVALAMQTLSQPDWRDATSLPWQPLDWLNLEGLDVRGLRIGLGLEAGWGDALQAPVRAAVQAVAQALAQAGAVVEPMGPPSRRAMVQGLDVFWRMRSWMDYQKLPPERQACVLPYLRQWIEPAAQFTAAQVFAGHAQIAALRDAAVAASQPFDFVVAPVSPDVAFPAEWASPRNDPTQPFEHIAYTVPWNMSEQPAVTLNAGWTAAGLPIGVQLIGRRHNDVGVLRLARWWEQVRPAQRPWPRVAEGLVSAQ from the coding sequence ATGGATGCCGCCGATCTGAGCGCCGCCGAGTTGGGGCCGCTGTACCGTCGCGGCGCGCTGTCGCCGGTGGAGGTGACGGAGGCGGTGCTGGCCCGCATCGCCCGGGACGATGGCGTGTGGTGCGCCACCTGGGGCGATCACGCCGATGAGGCTCGCGCCCAGGCCCGGGCCGCCGAAGCCCGTTGGCGCGCCGGCACGCCGCTGAGTGCCTTGGATGGGGTCCCGGTCACGCTCAAAGAAAACATTGCCACCCGGGGGGTGCCTCAGCCGTTGGGGTGTGCGGCGTCGGTGCTGTCCCCCGCTGTGGCGGACGCGCTGCCGGCGGCACGGCTGCGCGAAGCCGGCGCCGTGTTCGTGGCCCGCACCACGATGCCGGATTGGGGGATGCTGTCCTCCGGGCTGTCGAGTTTTCACCGCTTGGCACGCAACCCGTGGGATGTGCGCCAGAACCCGGGGGGCTCCAGCGCGGGGGCGGCGGTGGCAGCGGCGGTCGGGTATGGGCCGCTGCATGTGGGCACGGACATTGGCGGGTCGATCCGCCTGCCCGCCGGCTGGTGCGGTGTGGTGGGTTTCAAGCCCAGCGGCGGGCGCGTGCCCATCAAGCCGCCTTATGTGGGGCGGGTGGTGGGGCCGCTGGCGCGCAGCGTCACCGACGTGGCCTTGGCCATGCAGACCTTGAGTCAACCCGATTGGCGCGATGCCACCAGCCTGCCGTGGCAGCCGCTGGATTGGTTGAACTTGGAGGGGCTGGACGTGCGCGGCCTGCGCATTGGTTTGGGGTTGGAGGCCGGGTGGGGCGATGCGCTGCAAGCGCCCGTGCGCGCAGCGGTGCAAGCCGTGGCACAGGCCCTCGCGCAAGCGGGGGCGGTGGTGGAACCCATGGGGCCGCCATCGCGGCGCGCCATGGTGCAAGGGCTGGATGTGTTTTGGCGCATGCGCTCGTGGATGGACTACCAGAAGCTACCGCCCGAACGCCAAGCGTGCGTGCTGCCTTACCTGCGCCAGTGGATCGAGCCCGCAGCGCAGTTCACGGCAGCGCAGGTGTTTGCCGGCCACGCCCAGATTGCGGCGTTGCGCGACGCGGCGGTGGCGGCGTCGCAGCCCTTCGATTTTGTGGTGGCGCCCGTCAGCCCCGACGTGGCGTTTCCGGCTGAGTGGGCCAGCCCGCGCAACGATCCGACACAGCCATTCGAGCACATTGCCTACACCGTCCCGTGGAACATGAGCGAACAGCCCGCCGTGACGCTGAACGCCGGTTGGACGGCAGCCGGGCTGCCCATCGGTGTCCAACTCATCGGGCGGCGCCACAACGATGTGGGGGTGTTGCGTCTGGCACGCTGGTGGGAGCAGGTGCGCCCGGCGCAGCGTCCTTGGCCACGGGTGGCAGAGGGTTTGGTGTCAGCTCAGTGA
- a CDS encoding 16S rRNA (uracil(1498)-N(3))-methyltransferase — protein MTARLFLDAPLAVATEVTLPPDVSRHAQVLRLQPGDALRLFNGQGGEWQAEVLSMGRQTVVVRVDQPLACDRELPRPVTLALGMPANDRMDALVEKATELGVQAIQPLHTSRSVLRLTGERADKRRAHWQGVATAASEQSGRTAVPHLAPVRSVTDWLDQLPAPASDAEQRCLLSFTPDAVPLSSLPSRAGCPLLVLSGPEGGLDPQEETHARQRGFIPVSLGPRVLRADTAPLVVLSWVNFCPLEVVA, from the coding sequence ATGACTGCTCGATTGTTTTTAGATGCCCCGCTGGCCGTCGCGACTGAGGTGACGCTGCCGCCCGATGTCTCCCGTCACGCCCAGGTGCTGCGCCTGCAACCGGGCGACGCCCTGCGCCTGTTCAACGGCCAAGGCGGCGAATGGCAAGCCGAAGTGTTGAGCATGGGCCGCCAAACCGTGGTGGTGCGTGTCGATCAACCCCTGGCTTGCGACCGTGAACTGCCCCGCCCCGTCACCCTGGCGCTGGGCATGCCAGCCAACGATCGCATGGACGCGCTGGTGGAAAAAGCCACCGAACTGGGCGTTCAAGCCATTCAACCCTTGCACACCAGCCGTTCCGTGCTGCGCCTCACGGGAGAACGGGCCGACAAGCGCCGCGCCCACTGGCAAGGTGTGGCCACAGCCGCCAGCGAACAAAGTGGCCGCACGGCGGTGCCTCACTTGGCCCCCGTGCGCTCGGTGACGGACTGGCTTGACCAACTCCCCGCACCGGCCTCCGACGCCGAACAACGCTGCTTGTTGAGCTTCACCCCGGATGCCGTGCCCCTGTCCAGCCTGCCGAGCCGCGCAGGATGCCCCTTGTTGGTGCTGAGTGGCCCCGAAGGCGGGCTCGACCCGCAGGAAGAAACCCACGCCCGGCAACGCGGTTTCATTCCAGTGAGCCTCGGCCCCCGTGTGCTGCGCGCCGACACCGCCCCTTTGGTGGTATTGAGTTGGGTCAATTTTTGTCCACTGGAGGTGGTGGCATAG